The Candidatus Margulisiibacteriota bacterium genome has a window encoding:
- the fliS gene encoding flagellar export chaperone FliS, with the protein MYSLNVKNYKKVEIESASQGKLLLRLFEGALEFLDLAKEYLRENDDANYKHYLGRAQAIITELMATLNMDAGGEIARNLFSLYEFMLRQLIEAYRDKNIENINGVRYLLSGLKESWEIIINGKAKSEDFAQAIEDDNVENRINISARPANAYAQQSAGMKKIDFSG; encoded by the coding sequence ATGTACTCGTTAAATGTAAAAAACTATAAAAAGGTGGAAATTGAATCAGCTAGCCAGGGTAAACTTCTATTACGTTTATTCGAAGGAGCATTGGAATTCCTCGATCTGGCAAAAGAGTATTTAAGGGAAAATGATGATGCTAATTATAAGCATTACCTAGGACGAGCACAGGCTATCATCACTGAACTGATGGCCACACTTAATATGGATGCCGGTGGCGAAATCGCAAGAAATTTGTTTTCCCTGTACGAATTTATGCTACGCCAACTAATTGAGGCTTATCGGGATAAAAATATAGAGAATATCAATGGGGTAAGATACCTTTTATCAGGACTGAAAGAGTCTTGGGAGATCATAATCAATGGTAAAGCCAAATCAGAGGACTTTGCGCAGGCTATTGAAGACGATAATGTTGAAAATAGGATTAATATCTCAGCACGACCGGCAAATGCATACGCACAACAATCCGCAGGTATGAAGAAGATTGACTTTAGCGGGTAA
- the der gene encoding ribosome biogenesis GTPase Der, producing MHYPLVSIIGRPNVGKSSLVNRISGKFRVIVDDQPGITRDRLYVEAEWLGHYFTLIDTGGIFFDPKFSKSDNIFQKEIEMQVQIALQQSDLVLFIVNVEEGITPFDLYIAKKIQAQNKPAILVINKVDNQKREIEATEFYELGFDVIETISALHGRGVGNLLDKVIEMIPNVSETKKDENLISITIAGKPNVGKSSLLNVIAGEERAIVSEVSGTTRDNIDVKLTKNGIEFLFVDTAGIRKKSKITDNIENYSVHRSMNAISRSDIVLFMIDATQPIAEQDKKIAGMIEEEGKGCILIVNKWDLVDKELYNVAQYEAVLRKEFFFLFNAPILFVSAKTGQRVHKIFDTVISIYQEYTKRIPTAQLNAFVEKAVASKAPPSYKGHRLKIYYATQANNAPPLFLFFVNNPDLIHFSYRRYLENQLREAFGFNGVPIRLSFRQH from the coding sequence ATGCATTACCCACTAGTTTCAATTATCGGCAGACCAAATGTCGGAAAATCCTCCTTGGTCAATAGAATTTCAGGCAAATTCCGAGTAATCGTAGATGACCAGCCTGGAATTACAAGAGATAGATTATATGTTGAAGCAGAATGGCTCGGCCATTATTTCACGTTAATCGATACTGGCGGAATATTTTTTGACCCTAAATTTTCTAAATCGGACAATATTTTTCAAAAAGAAATAGAAATGCAGGTACAAATTGCGCTACAACAATCCGACCTGGTTTTGTTTATTGTCAATGTCGAAGAAGGTATCACTCCCTTTGATCTATATATAGCAAAAAAAATTCAAGCACAAAACAAACCTGCAATTCTCGTAATAAACAAGGTTGATAACCAAAAACGAGAGATCGAAGCCACCGAATTTTATGAATTGGGATTTGATGTAATAGAAACCATTTCTGCTCTTCATGGAAGAGGAGTGGGCAATCTACTCGACAAAGTAATCGAAATGATCCCGAACGTATCTGAGACGAAAAAAGACGAGAATCTAATTTCAATTACTATAGCGGGAAAACCAAATGTAGGAAAATCATCGCTGTTAAATGTCATCGCAGGTGAAGAAAGAGCAATAGTGAGTGAGGTCTCCGGCACTACCAGAGATAATATTGACGTCAAACTAACAAAGAATGGAATAGAATTTCTCTTCGTTGATACTGCCGGAATAAGAAAAAAATCAAAGATTACAGACAATATAGAAAACTACAGTGTCCACCGGTCTATGAATGCCATCAGCAGATCAGACATCGTGTTATTCATGATTGACGCTACACAACCGATAGCTGAACAGGACAAAAAAATTGCCGGCATGATCGAAGAAGAAGGAAAAGGCTGCATCCTTATAGTAAACAAATGGGATCTTGTGGACAAAGAACTCTATAACGTAGCCCAATACGAAGCTGTACTAAGAAAAGAGTTTTTTTTCCTATTCAATGCTCCGATACTATTCGTTTCCGCAAAAACTGGCCAGCGTGTTCACAAAATATTTGATACAGTCATAAGCATTTATCAAGAATACACGAAAAGGATACCGACAGCACAACTCAACGCGTTTGTTGAAAAAGCGGTCGCGAGCAAAGCACCTCCATCATATAAAGGCCACCGGCTTAAGATTTATTATGCTACCCAAGCAAATAATGCACCTCCTTTGTTCTTATTCTTCGTCAATAATCCTGACCTTATCCACTTTTCTTATCGCCGATACCTTGAAAACCAACTTCGTGAAGCATTTGGGTTTAATGGGGTCCCGATAAGATTAAGCTTTCGTCAACATTGA
- a CDS encoding 30S ribosomal protein S1 produces MMEKEQEKSQKFKEKESKTESGAEYLSAYTKEKVTFVDEEEPIVSVERFSATKIGSADDFEKSLADDNFMTDKMDRNGTISLQESLMQENNLQDYKEGDLITGDIISLEKDGVLVDVSYKSEGLIPLSETGITNNKEMEEFFVPGKKLTLKIIKLESKEGFIMLSKKMADFEKGLDEIAKAYENTSPLEAKIENAVRGGLIVTIFGHKGFLPASHIIKEKNENMEALVGKKLEVVVIDFDKTRKKIIVSNKNALKQSAKKESKDNILVTLEAGMVVNGKVSSIKNFGVFVDIGGVEGLIHISELSWCRVNNPEEILKVGQDIDVFVLGVDKEGKKVSLGYKQLFPDPWVSVEETYQIGDIVSGKVSKIVSFGAFIELEKGLEGLIHLSEISEKNITKVEDELQLGDLVKIKILRIIPEEKKIGLSMKSAKNEEIQEDFKNFEQKVIPKHITIGDIVKVEEVKSVDISDEDDKLLEQVMEEAALKKSDLAINMDEVLNL; encoded by the coding sequence ATGATGGAAAAAGAGCAAGAAAAGTCACAGAAATTCAAAGAGAAAGAGTCGAAAACAGAATCCGGCGCAGAATATCTTTCTGCATATACAAAAGAAAAAGTTACTTTTGTTGATGAAGAAGAACCGATAGTTAGTGTTGAACGATTTTCTGCAACCAAAATTGGTTCTGCAGATGATTTTGAAAAATCGCTCGCCGATGATAATTTTATGACTGACAAGATGGACAGGAACGGCACAATTTCCTTGCAAGAAAGCTTAATGCAGGAAAACAATCTACAGGATTATAAAGAAGGAGATCTTATAACCGGAGATATTATAAGCCTTGAAAAAGATGGAGTGCTTGTCGATGTAAGCTATAAATCTGAAGGCCTTATACCATTAAGCGAAACTGGAATTACGAATAACAAAGAAATGGAAGAATTCTTTGTTCCAGGAAAAAAACTAACCTTAAAAATTATTAAGCTTGAATCTAAAGAAGGCTTTATAATGCTATCAAAAAAAATGGCAGACTTCGAAAAAGGGCTCGATGAAATAGCCAAAGCATACGAAAACACTTCCCCACTAGAAGCAAAAATAGAAAATGCAGTAAGAGGAGGACTTATCGTAACAATATTTGGACATAAAGGATTTCTCCCTGCATCTCATATAATAAAAGAAAAAAATGAAAACATGGAAGCTCTTGTAGGAAAAAAGCTGGAAGTTGTTGTCATAGATTTCGACAAAACCAGAAAAAAAATCATTGTTTCAAATAAAAATGCACTAAAACAATCAGCAAAAAAAGAATCAAAAGATAATATTCTTGTCACACTCGAAGCTGGTATGGTCGTTAACGGGAAAGTGAGCAGCATTAAAAATTTCGGTGTTTTTGTTGACATAGGTGGGGTTGAAGGCCTTATTCATATTTCCGAATTATCCTGGTGCAGAGTAAACAATCCTGAAGAAATCTTAAAAGTCGGGCAGGATATCGACGTATTTGTATTAGGCGTTGATAAAGAAGGAAAAAAAGTTTCATTAGGCTACAAACAGCTCTTCCCAGACCCGTGGGTATCAGTTGAAGAAACCTACCAAATTGGTGATATAGTATCAGGAAAGGTCAGCAAAATTGTAAGTTTTGGAGCTTTTATCGAGCTAGAAAAAGGGCTAGAAGGATTAATACATCTCTCAGAAATATCTGAAAAAAATATAACCAAAGTTGAAGATGAACTTCAGCTCGGAGATCTTGTTAAAATAAAAATTCTAAGAATAATACCTGAAGAAAAGAAAATCGGGTTAAGTATGAAATCAGCAAAAAATGAAGAGATTCAGGAAGATTTCAAAAATTTCGAACAAAAAGTTATACCAAAACATATTACCATCGGCGACATAGTAAAGGTAGAAGAAGTGAAAAGCGTTGACATCTCTGATGAAGACGATAAATTATTAGAACAGGTAATGGAAGAAGCTGCATTAAAAAAATCAGATCTTGCAATAAATATGGACGAAGTTCTAAACCTGTAA
- a CDS encoding prepilin peptidase, whose translation MITNLAIAFLFGSVIGSFLNVLIFRIPLRQSIIFPPSHCTTCNHKLSVLDLFPLLSYLFLKGKCRYCKEKIKWHYPLVELLSGFSFVWAFYSLGPSFLFLKVVFLTSILIVITFIDLEFMIIPDELTLGGSGIGLLFSLFDKSLLPSVLGGLAGAGIIYAIYLLGQLIYQQETIGGGDIKMMLLIGIFIGIKSTLLAIFVAMMLGSIIGVALIALRIKSRKDYIPFGPFLGAGCLIVIYFSKELVALYRALVI comes from the coding sequence ATGATAACAAACCTGGCAATTGCGTTTCTCTTTGGCTCTGTAATAGGTAGTTTTTTGAATGTACTTATCTTCCGTATTCCTTTGCGGCAATCAATAATATTCCCGCCTTCCCACTGTACTACATGTAACCATAAGTTATCTGTCTTGGATTTATTCCCGTTGTTAAGCTACCTCTTTTTAAAAGGAAAATGTAGATATTGCAAAGAAAAAATCAAATGGCACTATCCTCTCGTAGAACTATTAAGTGGCTTTTCATTTGTATGGGCATTCTACTCACTAGGTCCAAGCTTTTTATTTTTAAAAGTAGTCTTTCTAACGAGTATCTTAATTGTAATAACCTTCATTGACCTTGAATTCATGATTATCCCCGATGAGCTAACCTTAGGGGGATCAGGAATAGGTCTCTTATTCAGTTTATTCGACAAATCTTTATTGCCAAGTGTCCTTGGCGGTCTTGCAGGCGCAGGAATTATATATGCGATTTATCTGCTGGGACAACTTATTTACCAACAGGAAACAATTGGCGGTGGAGATATTAAAATGATGCTCCTGATTGGAATATTTATAGGAATAAAGTCAACACTCTTGGCAATATTTGTAGCTATGATGCTCGGTAGCATTATTGGTGTTGCCTTAATCGCCTTACGCATAAAATCAAGAAAAGATTACATACCTTTTGGGCCATTCCTCGGTGCAGGTTGTCTTATTGTGATCTATTTTTCTAAAGAATTGGTAGCCTTATACCGTGCCCTGGTTATATAA
- a CDS encoding homoserine dehydrogenase — MKDKINIGILGYGNIGMGAAKILIENKEIITNRTGKQLILKKIADLDIDRKRAYQVDRSLLTSNIKDIINDKDIDIVVEVIGGSEPARTFILECIRNKKHIVTSNKEVIAKHGRELFQEAAKYGVDVFCEGAVGGGIPIIRSLKMGLAANNIQEIYGIVNGTTNYILTKMADEGSDFQETLKEAQSLGYAEADPTSDIEGYDSSYKLVILSSFAFDAIVDFEDLYFEGISNISSKDNLYAKEFGYEIKLLAIGKKVANGIEVRVHPTMIPNSHPLSQIKGVNNAIYIKGDFVGETMFFGPGAGAEATGSAVVSDIIDIAYAIDQPLNKRNLRPDFKKTHICKIGEISSEYYIRIEVEDTPGVLATIAGIFGNNQVSIKSALQKDITEKGSELVIITHTVKEQSILNAVAAIKSLTSVYKFNSLIRVGI; from the coding sequence ATGAAAGACAAGATAAATATCGGCATATTAGGCTACGGAAATATCGGAATGGGCGCAGCAAAAATACTCATTGAGAATAAAGAGATTATTACCAATCGCACGGGCAAACAACTTATTTTAAAGAAAATAGCGGACCTTGATATTGACCGTAAAAGAGCCTATCAGGTTGATCGATCATTATTGACCAGTAATATCAAAGATATTATTAATGACAAGGACATCGATATTGTTGTCGAAGTAATCGGCGGTTCAGAACCAGCCAGAACGTTTATTTTGGAATGCATTAGAAATAAAAAACATATTGTCACATCGAACAAAGAAGTTATTGCCAAACATGGAAGAGAGCTTTTTCAGGAAGCGGCAAAATACGGGGTTGATGTATTTTGCGAAGGTGCCGTGGGGGGAGGTATCCCAATTATCCGCTCGCTTAAGATGGGTTTAGCTGCAAATAATATTCAGGAAATCTATGGCATAGTTAATGGGACAACCAATTATATCCTCACTAAAATGGCAGATGAAGGCAGTGATTTTCAAGAAACCCTGAAGGAAGCCCAATCACTAGGCTATGCCGAGGCAGATCCAACCTCTGATATCGAGGGCTATGACAGTTCTTACAAGCTGGTCATCCTCTCTTCTTTTGCCTTCGATGCGATCGTTGACTTTGAAGACCTCTATTTCGAAGGAATCAGCAACATTTCCAGTAAGGACAACCTCTACGCAAAAGAATTCGGTTACGAAATCAAACTTCTTGCAATAGGAAAAAAAGTAGCCAATGGGATAGAAGTTCGCGTACATCCCACAATGATACCTAATTCACATCCCCTGTCACAAATAAAGGGAGTGAACAACGCTATTTACATTAAAGGCGACTTCGTTGGAGAAACAATGTTCTTTGGTCCAGGAGCAGGAGCTGAGGCTACCGGATCAGCAGTTGTCAGCGACATTATTGATATTGCATACGCCATCGACCAACCTCTCAACAAAAGAAATTTACGACCTGATTTTAAAAAAACACATATATGCAAAATTGGAGAAATATCATCCGAATATTATATCCGGATAGAAGTCGAAGATACTCCTGGAGTATTGGCAACAATTGCCGGCATCTTCGGGAATAACCAAGTAAGTATTAAATCAGCGCTGCAAAAAGATATTACGGAAAAAGGCTCTGAATTAGTAATTATCACTCATACGGTAAAAGAACAATCGATACTTAATGCGGTAGCTGCAATAAAGAGTTTAACAAGTGTATACAAATTCAATAGCCTTATCCGAGTTGGAATATGA
- a CDS encoding cell division protein FtsK, with amino-acid sequence MTEEIKKKHKFKKISPSIIDNVPRQKISDVRYDIIGIVFLCLGIFLFISNIYPDATGIIGGTIVSALLHSIIGKGVFILPIYISLVGIFMLFGYVYIHFGLRLIGVIVGFFSIISLLELFKSGIISRFTWPPSFNGGGIIGYLISYLLQLIVGIKGAYIVIIASVLCSLLLIFNIKVKDILIVSLILSKKILLIIKKIIIILFKKQAPVIAKEKPQKKFEKHFAVEAFVKGEPSIEETEKIIDKEKQKEDIRKKLFPEVNPVEKDKKESLKKEEKKQESPPPILSKSLDTIDDSISYQIPSINLLNDYKTASFKKQNIQEEIIKTTQKLEDTLASFKIEAKVVSISQGPAVTRYEVQPGAGIKVSKIVNLSDDLALSLAATGIRIEAPIPGKSVVGIEVPNKTVEMVNMLSLAKTDKFADLSDKLLVAVGLDIEGAPLFMNLAEMPHLLVAGATGSGKSVCVNSLIISILLRAAPTEVRFLMIDPKQVELSNYNGIPHLLAPVVTDPSKAAATLKWAVLEMNKRYEEFAKIGARNLEAFNIKVEEMGKEYTEEVDKIFIPQKKPYIVVIIDELADLMMVASSDVETMIARLAQMARATGIHLVVATQRPSVDVITGLIKANIPSRISFAVSSQIDSRTILDVMGAEKLLGKGDMLYKPVGAMKPKRVQGVYISDKEINKIVSHAKLNGVPQYVDEVVNIKADDFEMDTSSKEEDGQDELFNEAKQLIQSTGVASTSFLQRKMKIGYNRAARIIDELEKRGIISTYEGDAKSRQVLKFD; translated from the coding sequence ATGACAGAAGAAATTAAAAAAAAACATAAATTTAAAAAGATTTCTCCTTCAATAATTGATAATGTTCCCCGTCAAAAGATTTCAGATGTACGTTACGATATCATAGGAATCGTTTTTCTATGTCTAGGAATATTCTTATTCATCAGCAATATTTATCCTGATGCTACTGGAATTATCGGTGGCACTATTGTCTCGGCACTATTGCATTCCATTATAGGAAAAGGAGTGTTTATTCTTCCGATATATATATCCCTGGTTGGCATCTTTATGCTTTTCGGATATGTTTATATTCATTTCGGGTTACGTCTCATAGGTGTTATTGTTGGTTTTTTTTCAATTATATCTTTATTAGAATTATTCAAAAGCGGCATAATATCAAGGTTCACATGGCCACCTTCATTTAATGGTGGGGGCATAATCGGATATCTCATAAGCTATTTACTCCAGTTAATAGTAGGGATTAAGGGCGCATATATTGTTATCATTGCCTCAGTGCTATGCTCTCTTCTATTAATTTTTAACATTAAAGTTAAAGATATCCTCATTGTCTCATTAATCCTTTCAAAAAAAATACTTTTAATAATCAAAAAGATAATTATTATTCTTTTTAAAAAACAGGCACCGGTAATTGCAAAAGAAAAGCCACAGAAGAAATTTGAGAAACACTTTGCTGTCGAGGCTTTTGTTAAAGGGGAACCGTCTATCGAAGAAACAGAAAAAATAATCGATAAAGAAAAACAGAAAGAGGATATCAGGAAAAAATTATTCCCTGAAGTTAATCCGGTCGAAAAAGATAAAAAAGAAAGCCTAAAAAAGGAAGAAAAAAAACAGGAAAGCCCTCCACCGATTTTATCTAAAAGCCTTGATACAATTGATGACAGCATTAGCTATCAGATCCCGTCAATCAACCTCTTAAACGATTACAAAACTGCTTCGTTTAAAAAGCAAAACATCCAAGAAGAAATAATTAAAACAACGCAAAAACTGGAGGATACCCTAGCCAGCTTTAAAATCGAAGCGAAGGTTGTGTCCATCAGCCAGGGACCGGCAGTCACCCGCTATGAAGTACAACCCGGCGCTGGAATTAAAGTTAGCAAAATAGTTAATCTCTCGGATGATTTGGCGCTCAGTCTAGCGGCCACGGGAATAAGGATAGAAGCGCCGATTCCAGGGAAATCAGTAGTCGGAATTGAAGTGCCGAATAAAACTGTAGAAATGGTAAACATGCTATCTCTTGCAAAAACAGATAAGTTTGCTGACCTGTCAGACAAGCTACTCGTTGCAGTTGGTCTCGATATCGAAGGTGCCCCACTCTTCATGAACCTGGCAGAAATGCCTCACCTCCTTGTTGCGGGAGCAACAGGTTCTGGTAAAAGTGTTTGTGTAAACTCTTTAATTATTAGTATTTTACTTAGAGCTGCACCTACTGAGGTTAGATTCTTAATGATCGATCCAAAGCAAGTTGAGTTGAGCAATTACAATGGCATACCCCATCTATTAGCGCCTGTCGTTACCGATCCATCTAAAGCAGCGGCTACTTTAAAATGGGCTGTGCTTGAAATGAACAAAAGATATGAAGAATTTGCTAAAATCGGAGCACGAAATCTGGAAGCTTTCAATATAAAAGTAGAGGAGATGGGAAAAGAATACACTGAAGAAGTCGATAAAATATTTATTCCTCAAAAAAAACCATATATTGTTGTAATAATCGATGAACTAGCTGATCTCATGATGGTAGCCTCATCAGATGTTGAAACAATGATAGCCAGATTAGCACAGATGGCCAGAGCAACAGGGATACATCTGGTGGTCGCTACGCAACGACCATCAGTTGACGTTATTACTGGCCTTATCAAAGCGAATATTCCTTCTCGGATATCATTTGCCGTCTCATCCCAGATTGATTCAAGAACTATTCTTGACGTAATGGGTGCAGAAAAATTGTTAGGCAAGGGAGACATGCTCTATAAACCTGTCGGCGCAATGAAACCCAAAAGGGTACAAGGAGTATATATTTCGGATAAAGAAATCAATAAAATAGTGAGTCATGCCAAATTAAATGGAGTTCCTCAATATGTTGACGAAGTTGTTAACATTAAAGCAGACGATTTTGAGATGGATACTTCCAGCAAGGAAGAAGACGGCCAGGATGAACTTTTCAATGAAGCAAAACAGCTAATACAATCTACTGGTGTAGCCTCGACATCTTTTCTCCAGAGAAAAATGAAAATAGGTTATAATAGAGCCGCCAGAATTATTGATGAATTAGAGAAAAGAGGTATAATTTCTACTTACGAAGGTGACGCGAAATCGAGACAAGTACTAAAATTTGACTAG
- the secF gene encoding protein translocase subunit SecF: MEKKAFDFIGKKNLWFILSISIIVIAFSVIGFRYIAYKQFFTLGIDFTGGSSIVLRFDALDKISQITNPDKKNQEKDKFLNNVRSILGEFQLEQSSVQYSEGKDMRSEDLMIKTKPLDNEVRQGLLNTLETKLGRMELLESDIIGPSIGAELASTSVKIIFIAVVLLLIYITFRFDFPYAIAAIVALLHDTLLTIGLAGMFKFEIDTAFVAAILTILGYSIHDTIVIFDRIRENVPLLKSKETFFNIVNISISQTLARSINTVLTVELTLLSLLVFGGETIKTFSLVLLLGVFFGAYSSIFIAGPILVMIKKWQEVE; the protein is encoded by the coding sequence TTGGAAAAAAAAGCATTTGATTTTATAGGAAAAAAGAATTTATGGTTTATACTATCAATATCAATCATAGTAATAGCCTTTTCGGTTATTGGATTTAGATATATCGCCTACAAACAATTCTTTACCCTAGGGATTGACTTCACGGGCGGGTCATCGATTGTGCTACGCTTCGATGCCCTGGACAAAATAAGTCAAATAACAAATCCCGACAAAAAAAACCAGGAAAAAGATAAATTCTTAAATAATGTACGAAGTATTTTAGGCGAATTCCAGTTAGAACAAAGCAGTGTTCAATATTCAGAAGGCAAAGACATGCGATCTGAAGATTTGATGATAAAGACCAAACCATTGGATAACGAAGTCCGGCAAGGCCTGTTGAATACCTTAGAAACAAAACTCGGACGAATGGAACTATTAGAATCAGATATCATTGGCCCGTCAATCGGGGCAGAACTAGCGTCCACTTCAGTTAAGATCATATTTATCGCAGTTGTCCTCTTATTAATTTATATTACATTCCGATTCGATTTCCCCTATGCTATCGCAGCAATCGTTGCGCTATTACACGATACCCTGTTAACAATAGGTCTCGCAGGAATGTTTAAATTCGAAATTGATACAGCATTTGTCGCGGCGATACTTACTATCTTAGGTTATTCGATTCACGATACTATCGTTATATTTGATAGGATCAGGGAAAATGTACCTCTACTAAAAAGCAAAGAAACGTTTTTTAATATAGTTAATATCAGCATCAGCCAAACATTAGCAAGATCAATTAACACAGTATTAACTGTCGAGTTAACATTGCTATCATTGCTGGTATTTGGTGGAGAGACTATTAAGACTTTTTCCTTAGTACTTTTGCTCGGAGTCTTTTTTGGGGCGTATTCATCAATTTTCATTGCAGGACCGATACTGGTTATGATCAAAAAATGGCAAGAAGTTGAGTAG
- the secD gene encoding protein translocase subunit SecD: MKNIIKWKMLIILLLAAASIFILYTKPLNLGLDLQGGMYLVLEAQETPEVKVDADSVKGIEGVIRNRIDSLGVAEPIIQMKGKKQVIVELPGIKDPARAIKLIGDTALLEFVEAEYAPGDTSILTPEKIKKLAGEDARLATFSVYDNKGNIVDEKPIILKNTVLTGADLKTSRPETDSYGRPVVGIEFTQKGAKKFRDVTAKNIGKPIAIVLDNRIISAPVVNEAIPAGKAVITGSFTPQEVGDLVIKLKAGALPIPVEIVENKIIGPTLGKDSINKSWTAGIYGFIAVAIFMILYYRLPGLMAVIALSLYVIFNLAALSIFNATLTLTGLAGIILSMGMAVDANVLIFERLKEELRSGKTARAALDAGFKRAFTAIFDTNTTTVISGCVLFFLGTGTIRGFAVTLTLGVIVSFFTAIFVTRTFMEAIVKIRPIKSDILVKS; this comes from the coding sequence ATGAAAAATATAATAAAATGGAAGATGCTCATTATATTACTTCTTGCAGCAGCTTCAATCTTTATTTTATACACTAAACCCCTAAATTTAGGGTTAGATCTGCAAGGCGGAATGTACCTGGTCCTTGAGGCCCAAGAAACTCCAGAGGTTAAAGTAGACGCTGACTCGGTAAAAGGAATAGAAGGCGTTATTAGGAATCGAATTGATTCACTGGGCGTCGCCGAACCGATTATCCAAATGAAAGGCAAAAAACAAGTAATAGTTGAATTGCCAGGAATAAAAGATCCAGCAAGAGCAATTAAGCTTATTGGAGACACTGCATTATTAGAATTCGTAGAAGCGGAATACGCACCAGGGGACACCAGTATACTGACCCCTGAAAAAATCAAAAAATTAGCTGGCGAAGATGCACGGTTAGCAACCTTTTCTGTGTATGACAATAAAGGGAATATAGTTGATGAAAAGCCGATAATTTTAAAAAACACAGTATTGACTGGCGCAGACCTTAAGACATCCCGACCGGAAACTGACAGCTATGGACGTCCGGTTGTCGGCATAGAATTTACACAAAAAGGCGCAAAAAAATTCAGAGACGTTACTGCAAAAAACATTGGGAAACCGATAGCTATTGTGCTAGATAATAGAATTATTTCGGCTCCTGTCGTTAACGAAGCGATCCCCGCAGGTAAAGCTGTCATAACCGGAAGTTTTACTCCACAAGAAGTTGGAGATCTCGTTATCAAACTTAAAGCCGGAGCTCTTCCGATTCCGGTTGAAATTGTTGAAAACAAGATTATTGGTCCGACACTAGGAAAAGATTCCATAAATAAAAGCTGGACAGCAGGTATTTATGGTTTTATCGCAGTAGCAATTTTCATGATACTCTATTATAGACTTCCAGGACTTATGGCAGTCATTGCACTCTCCTTGTATGTAATTTTCAATTTGGCAGCACTTTCTATTTTTAATGCGACCTTAACCCTGACGGGTCTTGCAGGTATTATTTTATCGATGGGGATGGCAGTTGACGCGAACGTGTTAATATTTGAGCGGCTCAAAGAAGAACTTCGCTCAGGAAAAACTGCACGAGCGGCCCTGGATGCCGGATTTAAGAGGGCATTTACTGCAATATTTGACACGAATACGACAACGGTAATTTCAGGATGCGTCCTGTTTTTTCTTGGGACTGGAACAATACGAGGGTTTGCGGTAACCTTAACTCTCGGTGTCATCGTCAGTTTCTTTACTGCCATATTTGTTACTCGAACATTTATGGAAGCTATCGTCAAGATCAGACCTATCAAAAGTGATATTTTAGTAAAAAGTTAA